In Candidatus Pantoea floridensis, the genomic window GAATAAGCAAATGAGAAAGCGGGATGTAATTATTAACACGTTGATAATCATTTGTTGGGATTCCGTTTCTAACATTTCCTGATATTCGATTATTCCATGTTATTTGAACATTTGTTCCAGCTTCTCGAGAACCGCCAACTGGATAAGTCATTTTACTTGAAAGCTCTTCAGCAATATGGTTATTAACAAGATCGTTCTCATCTGGAGATGCATTCCAATCGATAGCCTGCTTAGGACTTAAAACGGATTTTGAATTATTTACTCCAGCGTTATCTATAATAATTCGAATCTGTTTACCCTCAGCCCCGAGACTTTGTATTTCGTTTAATAAATCATTACCGATTGGTCTGCTTCTTATTAGAGACAAAGCTCTTTCACAACTGTTGAATTGGTTCCCATTTGTATAATTAACAATAATGTTTGTCACTACAGCCGATGGCAATGCTTGAAGCATAATATTCTCCGATTGATAGTTACTTAATAACAATTCCTAGTTTTTCAGCTTCCTGTGAACTCATGATTGAAACATAAGAACTACGCAAAGGAAGATTGTGTTCCTGCCGGATTTTATTTTCTGTATATTTTTCATTTTGATATTCCCCTAATCCAACAGCACGATCTTCCTCTTCCCTTACCCCCTTATCTTCTGT contains:
- a CDS encoding M91 family zinc metallopeptidase, yielding MLQALPSAVVTNIIVNYTNGNQFNSCERALSLIRSRPIGNDLLNEIQSLGAEGKQIRIIIDNAGVNNSKSVLSPKQAIDWNASPDENDLVNNHIAEELSSKMTYPVGGSREAGTNVQITWNNRISGNVRNGIPTNDYQRVNNYIPLSHLLIHALHIMKSDVLTDSHEEQARTGVKRAAEERRTIGIGEFQFEKYSENNIRREHELEPRIK